Sequence from the Enhydrobacter sp. genome:
GCGATGGTCTTGGTGTCGCGCAGGATCCTGCGCAAGTATGCGTCGTCGTAGCGGTCGTGATTGACGGCGGACATATTCACGGCGGACATATTCACGGCGGGCATGGGGAGGGGACTATACATGGCGAAGCCGCTGCTGTTCGAACCGATTTCGATCCGGGACGTGACGCTGAAGAACCGGGTCGTGGTGGCGCCGATGCACCAGTATTCGGCGGACAAGGGCTTCGCCACCGACTGGCACCTGATGAACGCCGGCCGCTATGCAGCCGGCGGCGCCGGACTGGTGATCATGGAATCGACCAAGGTCGAGCGCCGCGGCTGCGGCACGGTCGGCGATCTCGGCATCTGGGACGACGCCTTCATCCCCGGCCTGCAACGCTGCGTCGAGTTCATCCGCCGGCACAATGCCGTGCCCGGCATCCAGCTCGGCCATTCCGGCCGCAAGGCGCGCCGCTTCCGGCCGTGGGAAGGCGGCGCGCCGTTGAAGAACTCCCCTGATGTCTGGGATTGGGAGGGCTGGGAACTCGTCTCGTCGAGTGCGATCAATTCGCCGGAGAGCGATCCCGCGCCGCGCGCGCTCACGCGGGCCGAGATCCCCGAAGTGATCGAGCGCTGGGGGCAGGGGGCGCGGCGCGCCCATGAGGCGGGCTTCGATGTGCTCGACCTCCACATGGCGCATGGCTACCTGATCCACCAGTTCCTCTCGCCGTTCTCCAACGTGCGCAACGACGAATACGGCGGCAGCGAGCTCAACCGCATGCGCTTCGCCATAGAGGTGGTGGAGAGCGTGCGCGCGCACTGGCCGGCTTCCAAGCCGCTGTTCGTGCGGCTCTCGGTCGAGGACGATTCGGGCTGGGGCCCGGACCAGAGCGTGGCGCTGGCGAGGATCCTCAAGCCCAAGGGTGTCGACGTGATCGACTGCAGCTCGGGCGGCATGCGCGGCTCGCCGGTGGTGAGCGCCGGGCCGGTGACCTACGGCTACCAAGTGCCCTATGCCGAGCGCCTGAAGAAGGACGCCGACATCCTCAGCATGGCGGTCGGGCTGATCGTGCATGCCGACCAGGCCGAGCGCATCCTGCGGGAGGGGCGGGCCGACCTGATCGCGCTCGCCCGCGAGCTGCTCTACAACCCGAACTGGCCGATGGACGCGGCGCAGAAGCTCGGGGTCGACGCGCAGTTCGGCTCGGTGCCGCCGGCGCAGGCCTATTGGCTCGCCAAGCGGGCGCAGTCGGTGAAGAGCGTCGTGCCCTCGACCTACATGAAGGGCCTCGGCGCCGGCGACTAGAAGGCCAGCAGGTTGTCGCGGAAGTGGGCGTGCTCGTAGGCCTTGCGTACGAGGCCTCGGTCCTGCAGCGCCGGCACCAGCCCGTCCTCGATCTCGGCCAAGGTGCGGCGATGGACGTTGGGCATCGAGAAGAGATAGCCGTCGCCGCCGACCTCCTGCATGACCTCGCCCATGCGCGCGGCGACCGCGTCGCACGTCCCGACCAGCTCGATGGAGAGGTCGACGGCGTTGTAGCTCGCCATGGTCTCGCGGATCGAACGCCCGGCGGCGACCTTGCGGAACTGCTCGAGGTTCTGCTGGTGGCCGTTGGTGGTGACGTCGTCGGGCAGCGGCTTGTCGAGATCGAAGCGGCCGAAGTCGATGTTGGTCACCTTGCCGAAATGCGCCAGCCGTTCGTCGATCTTCACCATCGACAGCGCCTGGCGCGCCTTGCGCCGCTCCAGCGCCTCCTCCGTGGTCTCGCCGAGGATGGGATTGATGAGGAAGAGGATCTTGCAGTCGGCGGGCTTGCGGCCCTGCGCGACCATGTAGCGGTGCACGTCGTCGCGATAGGCCTTCATCGCCTCGATGCCCTTGGCGTGCACGACGATGGTGTCGGCGTGGGTGGCGGCGAACCTGCGGCCGCGCGGCGAGCCGCCGGCCTGCGCGATCACCGGCTGGCCTTGCGGCGCCGGGCCGGAATTGAGCGGCCCGCGCGTGCGGAAATACCGGCCGTCGTGGTTGACCGCATGGACCTTCGAGGGATCGACGAGGATGCCGCCCCGACGGTCGGCGACGATGGCGCCGGGTTCCCACGATCCCCACAGGCCGCGGCACACCTCCATGTATTCGTCAGCCATCTCGTAGCGCAGGTCGTGCTCGGGCATGCCTTGCATGCCGAAGTTCATCGCCGCGATGTCGGAACTGCCGGTCACGGCGTTCCAGCCGATGCGCCCGCCCGAAACCTGGTCGAGCGTCGCCACCAGGCGCGCCAGCAGATAGGGATGATAGGCGTAGGTGCCGAAGGTCGGCACGATGCCGATGCGCGACGTCACCTGCGTCATCAGCGCGGCGACCACCGAGGGATCCTGGCGCGGCACCGACAGGCCCTTCTTCAGGTAGATCTCGGTCGAGCCGCCGAAGCTCTCGCCGACATAGGAAGAGTCCTCGAGCAGCACGTAGTCGAAGCAGGCGCGCTCGAGCGACCGCGCGAGATCGAGGAACAGCTCGGGCCGCATCCAGCCCGTGCCGATGTGTCCGGTCCACGCCTCGCCCCAGGCCTGCGCGCTCGAGCCCTGGAGGAACCATGCGAGATGAAACGGTCGGCCAGTCACGAGCCACTCCTCCACCGGGACGACGCCTGAACGCAACCGCGATGCCGCCCACGATCGCATAGCGGGCTTGCGCGCCGGGCGCAGCCTGCGGTCGCACCCCGGCACGGCTTCGCCTAGACTAACATGGTTTCGAGGCGGCTCGGGCGAAGGAGCAGGCGATGGACACGATGATGCAGGATCGGGCGAACATGACCGAGGCGGAGTGGCAGGCGCGCTGCGACCTCGCCGCGCTCTATCGCATCTCCGACATGTACGGCTGGACCGACACCATCAACACGCACCTGTCGGTGCGCATTCCGGGCGAGCCGAAGTGCTTCCTGATCAACAACTACGGCGACCTGTTCGGCGAGATCACGGCGTCGAGCCTGGTGAAGATGGACACCGACGGCAACGTCCACAGCAAGGGTGGCGCCTTCAACGCGGCAGGCTTCACCATCCACTCGGGCGTCTACAAGGCGCGGCCCGACGCCAACTGCGTGATGCACACCCACACCCGCGCCGGCACCGGCATCTCGGTGCTGAAGCGCGGGCTCAGGCCAATCACCCAGGATGCGCTCGCCGTCTACGACGAGCTCGCCTACCACGAATACGGCATGCCGGCCTCGCAGGAGGAATGCGACGCGCTCGGCGTGACTTGCCAGCAGGGCGAATCGGTCATCCTGCGCAACCACGGCCTGCTCACCGTCGGCGCCACCATCCCCGGGGCACTCCGGCGCATGTACATGCTGGAGCGCGCCTGTGAGGTCGAGATCATCGCCCGCAGCCTCGGCGAGGAGCCGGTGCCGATCGAGCCCGAGGTGATCGAGAGCTACGGCCAGCGCGCCAAGGCGCAGCGCGCCTCGCCGGAGTTCGGCATGGCCGACTGGCGCGCGGCGCTCCGCCAGATCGAGGGCAGGGGCACCGACTGGCGGCAGTAATCTTTCTTGTCGTCCTGAGCGAAGCGAAGGACCTGACGCCGCAGCAGAGTCGTTGGTTGTTCTGTTAGGTCCTTCGGCTTCGCCTCGGGACGACAGTGTTGATGTCCGAATCCCGCGAGCCTTGCCGGACGCGGCTCGCTAGGGAAAAGGGATGACCACTAACAAGACCTACGGAACCGTCCCGGCGGAGCGGCGCCGGCAGATGAGCGGGCTCGAGTTCGTGCGCGGGCTGGTGAACGGCACGCTGCCGCTCAACACCATTGCCAGGACCCTGGGCTACGACATCGTCGAGGCCGACAAAGGGCGCGTGGTGATAACGGCGCAGCCGAATGCCGATCTCCTCAATCCCTCAGGCACGGTGCATGGCGGCCTGTCGGCGACGCTGCTCGACAGCTGCATGGGGCTCGCCGTCCTGACGACGCTGGACAAGGGGCTCGCCCAGACCACGCTCGAGTTCAAGATCTCCTTCATGCGTCCGGTCACGCCCGAGACCGGGACGATCAGGGCGGAGGGCATCGTCTTGAACAGCGGACGACGCGTCGGCACCGCCGAGGGTCGCCTTACGGACGGTCAGGGCCGCCTGCTCGCCCATGCCACGACGACGTGTTTGGTCTTCGAGGCCTGACCGGGGAGTGGCTCAGGATGGTCGCCGATGACCGGCAATCGGTAGATTTGTTGGGTAGCGGAAGCTTTAGATATCGACTACTGAAAGTAGTATAATTTTTGTTTCGGCGTAAGTGATCCGGGTTGATTTCTGAATCAACCTGCTTATGTTAAGGCGATCTTTCTTGCCCCAAGTCCGATGCACCTCTGAAGCAGTCGAAGCGATCAAAGCCCTTTCTCCCCGGGCGTATGCGGAGATTACCTTGGGGTTGGATGGAGTCCGAAGCTACGGCTTGAAGGGCGAGCGGCATTTTGCGGTTCTCGACCATCGATGGGATGTCTACCTGCTCGAAGCTGACTTTCCCGATCTGGCGGCCATCCTCGTCGTGGATCCGGCCAACGCCAATGTGATTGTGGTGGCAGATGTCGGCGCATATTCGACCGCTTCGGAGGAGACGAAGAAATTTGCGGCGATGAAGGCAGCCGCTGCCGTGTTGTCCAAGGCTCCAACGGATATCCACATCGTTCGAGGCCGGGAGTAGTGTCATGACCAAGGCGAAGAAGTTGACCGGTCAGCCGAAATTTACCTCCCTCGAAGAAGTGGAAGGTGAAGTACTGGCGACGCGGCCGGATGTTCGGAAAATTTGGGACGAAACGGCGTCGCGGCGATCACTCAGCATGAAACTGGTCGGCCTGCGCAGAAGTGCAGGTTTGGCCCAGAGCGACATTGCTGCCCGCACCGGCTGGGACAAGGCGTTCGTTTCCAGGCTCGAGAGTGCGCGCGGCGGCTTTCCGGACATCGCTACCGTCAATCGCTACGCAGAAGTATGTGGGGCAACCGTGGGATTCGTGTTTGCCTCACCGATCGATGCGACTCACGTGCGCATCGTGGACGCCGTTGCCCTGGACTTCAAAGGAGGCGGAGCCCATCCGGATCCGTTCGAAGGGCTCAAAGACACGCAACTCGCCCTGAACGAAGCCTACGAGCGCGACGGGAGCGCCTGACGGGCATGGACGTGGCAGCGAACGCATTGGGCTTCCTCGGAGTCGTGCTCCTCGCATTTCCGGCTTTCTATGCTGCGAGGTATGGCGTTCTGGTCGCCAAGCTGGCGAAGATCGCCCCTTTCGATCCGCTGTTGCGTGACAAGCACAAGGAAGCCATCGAGGGACTGAGGAACGCCCAGTCGGAATGGGGACCCGGTCTGAGCTGGTGCCTGAGAATCGGAACAGTGTTGGCTGGCGGCTCGTATTTCCTCCAGCTCGTGAAACCGATTTTCTCCTGATCTCCGATGAAGGGCAGATCGCCGAGCCGGCGTGGTCACCGCCCCGTCCATTCCGGCCCGGGCTTCTTGCCGACGAAGGCGTCGATACCGGCTCGCGCGTCCTCGGTCTGCAGTGCGTCCGCCATGAAGTCGGTGGCGAAGCCGTAGGCGCGCGCCACGTCCATTTCCATGTGCCTGTGGAACATCGCCTTGCCCGCCGCGATCTGGCCGGGCGGCTGGCTGGCGATGCGGTTGGCGAGATCGAGCGTCTCGCGATCGAGGTCGGCCGGCGCGACCACGCGGCTCACGAGGCCGTCGCGCAGCGCCGTCGCGGCATCGACGAACTGGCCGGTGAGCAGCATGTCGAGCGCACGCTTGGGGCCGACGGTGCGGCCGACCGCCACCGACGGCGTGCCGCAGAACAGGCCGTTGACGATGCCCGAGGTGGCGAAGGTCGCCGCGCTCGACGCGACGGCGAGGTCGCAGGCGGCGACGAGCTGGCAGCCGGCGGCCGTCGCCACCGCCTGGACCTTGGCGATCACCGGCTGCGGCAGGTTGCGGATCGCGAGCATCATCGCCGAGCAGCGCCGCACCAGATCGTGCGCGGCGTCGCGGCCGGCGAGTGCGGCGACCTCGCGCAGGTCGTGTCCCGTCGAGAAGGCGCGATCGCCCGCCGCCTCGACCACCACGCAGCGTACGCCGCGGTCCTTGGCGAGCTTGTCGAATTCCGCCTGCAGCGCGTCTATAAGCTCGCCCGAGAGGGCATTCATGGCGCGTGGACGGTTGAGGGTCAGGATGGCGACCCGACCCTCGTCGCGTCGCAGCAGGACCGGTTCGTTGGGAGCGGCTGACATGACGCCAGTGTACGGGATGAGGGGAGGGGCGTCATGCCGGCGATGACTGTCGATGCACTGCACAGGTTCCTCAAGGAGGCGTTCCCGCAGGCGCCGCAGGGCATCTCGATCGAGCATCTCACCGACACGACGATCCGGGTGCGCCAGAAGACGGCGGAGCGGCATTTGCGTCCGGGCGGCACGATCTCCGGGCCGACCCTGATGGCGATGGTCGATTGCGGCTTCTATCTGCTGCTGCTCGGGCGGCTCGGTCCGGTCGCGCTGGCGGTGACGACCAACCTCAACATCAACTTCATGCGCAAGCCCGAGCCCGCCGATCTGCTGGGCGAGGGCCGGCTGATGAAGCTCGGCAAGACGCTGGCGGTCGGCGACTTCACGATCTGGAGCGAAGGCAAGGTCGACCCCGTGGCGCACGCCACCGTCACCTATGCGATTCCGCCACGGTCCTAGGTCGTGCTGAGCGGAGCGAAGGACCTGGCAGGGTGGTCAACGGAGGTGGGGTCAGCGTGGGACCCTTCGCTTCGCTCAGGATGACAAGTGGGAGCAGGGCAATAAGATGAGGTATTATAATACCTCACATCTAACACGCTATAATATAGACATCTTTTCTCATGATTTGACATTCCACGGCGGCATCCCCATAAGCGCCCGCTCACGGAAGAAAGACCCATGCAGACCCTCACCAACCAGACCCGCAGCGCCAAGGCTGCCGACGTGCAGAAGAAGTGGGTGCTGATCGACGCCGACGGGCTGGTGCTCGGCCGGCTGGCCACGATCATCGCCATGCGCCTGCGCGGCAAGCACAAGCCGACCTTCACCCCGCACGTCGATTGCGGCGACAACATCGTCGTCATCAATGCCGAGAAGGTGCGCCTGACCGGCCGCAAGGCCGAGCGCGAAGTCTTCTATTGGCACACCGGCCATCCTGGCGGCATCAAGGGCGAGACCCTCGGCAAGCGCCTGGAAGGCCGCTTTCCCGAGCGCGTCATCGTCAAGGCCGTCGAGCGCATGATCACCCGCGGTCCGCTCGGC
This genomic interval carries:
- a CDS encoding NADH:flavin oxidoreductase/NADH oxidase — protein: MAKPLLFEPISIRDVTLKNRVVVAPMHQYSADKGFATDWHLMNAGRYAAGGAGLVIMESTKVERRGCGTVGDLGIWDDAFIPGLQRCVEFIRRHNAVPGIQLGHSGRKARRFRPWEGGAPLKNSPDVWDWEGWELVSSSAINSPESDPAPRALTRAEIPEVIERWGQGARRAHEAGFDVLDLHMAHGYLIHQFLSPFSNVRNDEYGGSELNRMRFAIEVVESVRAHWPASKPLFVRLSVEDDSGWGPDQSVALARILKPKGVDVIDCSSGGMRGSPVVSAGPVTYGYQVPYAERLKKDADILSMAVGLIVHADQAERILREGRADLIALARELLYNPNWPMDAAQKLGVDAQFGSVPPAQAYWLAKRAQSVKSVVPSTYMKGLGAGD
- a CDS encoding enoyl-CoA hydratase, giving the protein MSAAPNEPVLLRRDEGRVAILTLNRPRAMNALSGELIDALQAEFDKLAKDRGVRCVVVEAAGDRAFSTGHDLREVAALAGRDAAHDLVRRCSAMMLAIRNLPQPVIAKVQAVATAAGCQLVAACDLAVASSAATFATSGIVNGLFCGTPSVAVGRTVGPKRALDMLLTGQFVDAATALRDGLVSRVVAPADLDRETLDLANRIASQPPGQIAAGKAMFHRHMEMDVARAYGFATDFMADALQTEDARAGIDAFVGKKPGPEWTGR
- a CDS encoding class II aldolase/adducin family protein yields the protein MDTMMQDRANMTEAEWQARCDLAALYRISDMYGWTDTINTHLSVRIPGEPKCFLINNYGDLFGEITASSLVKMDTDGNVHSKGGAFNAAGFTIHSGVYKARPDANCVMHTHTRAGTGISVLKRGLRPITQDALAVYDELAYHEYGMPASQEECDALGVTCQQGESVILRNHGLLTVGATIPGALRRMYMLERACEVEIIARSLGEEPVPIEPEVIESYGQRAKAQRASPEFGMADWRAALRQIEGRGTDWRQ
- a CDS encoding NtaA/DmoA family FMN-dependent monooxygenase (This protein belongs to a clade of FMN-dependent monooxygenases, within a broader family of flavin-dependent oxidoreductases, the luciferase-like monooxygenase (LMM) family, some of whose members use coenzyme F420 rather than FMN.) yields the protein MTGRPFHLAWFLQGSSAQAWGEAWTGHIGTGWMRPELFLDLARSLERACFDYVLLEDSSYVGESFGGSTEIYLKKGLSVPRQDPSVVAALMTQVTSRIGIVPTFGTYAYHPYLLARLVATLDQVSGGRIGWNAVTGSSDIAAMNFGMQGMPEHDLRYEMADEYMEVCRGLWGSWEPGAIVADRRGGILVDPSKVHAVNHDGRYFRTRGPLNSGPAPQGQPVIAQAGGSPRGRRFAATHADTIVVHAKGIEAMKAYRDDVHRYMVAQGRKPADCKILFLINPILGETTEEALERRKARQALSMVKIDERLAHFGKVTNIDFGRFDLDKPLPDDVTTNGHQQNLEQFRKVAAGRSIRETMASYNAVDLSIELVGTCDAVAARMGEVMQEVGGDGYLFSMPNVHRRTLAEIEDGLVPALQDRGLVRKAYEHAHFRDNLLAF
- a CDS encoding PaaI family thioesterase, producing MPAMTVDALHRFLKEAFPQAPQGISIEHLTDTTIRVRQKTAERHLRPGGTISGPTLMAMVDCGFYLLLLGRLGPVALAVTTNLNINFMRKPEPADLLGEGRLMKLGKTLAVGDFTIWSEGKVDPVAHATVTYAIPPRS
- a CDS encoding PaaI family thioesterase → MTTNKTYGTVPAERRRQMSGLEFVRGLVNGTLPLNTIARTLGYDIVEADKGRVVITAQPNADLLNPSGTVHGGLSATLLDSCMGLAVLTTLDKGLAQTTLEFKISFMRPVTPETGTIRAEGIVLNSGRRVGTAEGRLTDGQGRLLAHATTTCLVFEA
- a CDS encoding helix-turn-helix domain-containing protein, which produces MTKAKKLTGQPKFTSLEEVEGEVLATRPDVRKIWDETASRRSLSMKLVGLRRSAGLAQSDIAARTGWDKAFVSRLESARGGFPDIATVNRYAEVCGATVGFVFASPIDATHVRIVDAVALDFKGGGAHPDPFEGLKDTQLALNEAYERDGSA
- the rplM gene encoding 50S ribosomal protein L13; the protein is MQTLTNQTRSAKAADVQKKWVLIDADGLVLGRLATIIAMRLRGKHKPTFTPHVDCGDNIVVINAEKVRLTGRKAEREVFYWHTGHPGGIKGETLGKRLEGRFPERVIVKAVERMITRGPLGRAQMKNLRVYKGPNHEHEAQQPEKLDVAAMNRKNSRIG